One window of Salmo salar chromosome ssa11, Ssal_v3.1, whole genome shotgun sequence genomic DNA carries:
- the LOC123725244 gene encoding guanylyl cyclase-activating protein 2-like — MDFIEYVAALNLVLRGRLEDKLKWSFKVFDNDDNGRLDRHELRIIIRIIYKIKKGSVSDEAGQIRLTPEEVCDRIFQKIDENGDGQLTLEEFVEGAKRDPWVQKLIRLDINPSYWVHQHLSDRKLQSPKR; from the exons ATGGATTTCATTGAGTATGTTGCTGCGCTAAACCTTGTGCTTCGAGGACGGCTCGAGGATAAACTCAAGTGGTCTTTCAAGGTGTTTGACAACGATGACAATGGGCGACTGGACAGGCACGAGCTGAGAATAATtattagg ATCATCTACAAGATAAAGAAAGGTTCTGTCAGTGACGAGGCAGGCCAAATCCGCCTTACACCTGAAGAGGTTTGTGACCGTATCTTCCAGAAAATTGACGAGAATGGTGACG GTCAGCTAACTCTGGAGGAGTTTGTGGAGGGGGCAAAGAGAGACCCCTGGGTGCAAAAACTCATACGCCTGGATATCAACCCCAGTTACTGGGTCCACCAGCACTTGAGTGACAGAAAACTCCAGAGTCCAAAACGATGA
- the LOC106591450 gene encoding guanylyl cyclase-activating protein 2, with amino-acid sequence MGQAESHNEEMDLEQIQELCMTFMKECPSGALHLHELKRIFGVPASCEEETLYLETVFHSFDTNRDNALDFMEYTAALHLILRGNLEDRLKWSFKIYDKDGNGKLDRQEVKNLIRIIYKIKLHTTAINMTPNEVCDRIFELVDENHDGQISFTEFMEGAQKDEWVMNMLKLDVNASGWVMQNCVKMT; translated from the exons ATGGGTCAAGCAGAAAGCCACAATGAGGAGATGGATTTGGAGCAAATTCAGGAGCTGTGTATGACTTTTATGAAGGAGTGCCCGAGTGGGGCTTTGCACCTGCATGAATTAAAACGGATCTTTGGTGTACCAGCCAGCTGCGAGGAAGAGACTTTGTACCTTGAGACTGTCTTCCATTCATTCGACACAAACAGG GATAACGCGTTGGATTTTATGGAGTATACGGCCGCTCTTCACCTGATATTGCGGGGGAACCTTGAGGATAGGTTAAAGTGGTCCTTTAAAATCTACGACAAGGACGGAAATGGCAAGTTAGACCGACAAGAGGTGAAAAACCTAATTCGG ATCATTTACAAAATCAAGCTTCATACAACTGCCATAAACATGACACCTAATGAAGTGTGTGACAGGATCTTTGAGCTGGTCGATGAAAATCATGATG GCCAGATTTCCTTTACTGAGTTCATGGAGGGGGCCCAGAAGGACGAGTGGGTCATGAATATGCTCAAGCTGGACGTGAACGCTAGTGGCTGGGTCATGCAGAACTGTGTAAAAATGACCTGA